Proteins encoded together in one Bacteroides ovatus window:
- a CDS encoding metallophosphoesterase: MRNWIIVFFVIFAARLSAHDGDSIKITHGPYLCDMSTDGVTVVWTTNKPALSWVEVAPAGEDHFYGKERPRYYDTESGRKRANDTIHRVRIKHLEPGREYRYRIFSREVVSWPSSDWVTYGLIAASNVYKQEPFRFRTFDDRKKEISFLVLNDIHGRSDYMKSLCREVDFKSLDFVLLNGDMSSWVEGQEQICKDYIDACVELFASEVPIVFNRGNHETRGVYSDALIKYFPTSTGTFYYRFNIGKVCFLVLDSGEDKPDSDLEYAGIADYDNYREEETLWLRSVVEENDFKQSSLRIAFLHIPPTIGNWHGNYHLQQTLLPVLNTAGIDLMLSGHTHKYYFRESEPDKANFPILVNDNNSYLLCKIKDGKMVIDVVGANGKDKKQHQFDVKF, encoded by the coding sequence ATGAGAAATTGGATAATTGTATTTTTTGTCATCTTTGCCGCTCGGCTTTCTGCACATGACGGTGACAGTATAAAGATCACACACGGTCCTTACCTGTGTGATATGAGTACCGACGGCGTGACAGTGGTATGGACTACAAACAAACCTGCTCTTTCGTGGGTGGAAGTGGCGCCTGCCGGTGAAGATCATTTCTATGGGAAGGAACGTCCGCGATATTACGATACGGAGTCCGGACGTAAGCGGGCCAATGATACAATCCACCGTGTACGCATCAAACATTTGGAACCCGGCAGGGAATACAGATACCGGATTTTTTCGAGAGAAGTTGTCTCCTGGCCTTCGAGTGACTGGGTAACTTATGGATTGATTGCTGCTTCAAATGTATACAAGCAAGAACCTTTCAGATTCAGAACTTTCGACGACCGGAAGAAAGAAATTTCCTTTCTGGTATTAAATGATATTCACGGGCGGAGTGACTATATGAAGTCTCTGTGTCGGGAAGTAGATTTCAAATCTCTTGATTTCGTTTTGCTTAATGGAGATATGTCGTCATGGGTAGAGGGGCAGGAGCAGATATGTAAAGATTATATTGATGCTTGTGTCGAATTGTTTGCGTCCGAAGTGCCTATTGTTTTCAATCGGGGAAACCATGAAACACGTGGAGTTTATTCCGATGCGTTGATAAAGTATTTTCCTACGTCTACCGGAACTTTTTATTATCGTTTCAACATAGGTAAGGTTTGTTTTCTTGTTCTTGATTCCGGTGAAGATAAGCCGGATTCGGATTTGGAGTATGCCGGTATTGCCGACTATGACAATTACCGAGAAGAAGAAACCCTATGGTTGCGGAGTGTGGTGGAAGAAAACGATTTTAAGCAATCATCCCTTCGGATCGCATTCCTGCACATCCCGCCGACGATAGGCAACTGGCATGGAAACTATCATTTGCAGCAAACCTTGTTGCCCGTTTTAAATACGGCTGGAATTGATCTGATGTTATCCGGACACACTCATAAATATTATTTCCGTGAATCAGAACCCGATAAAGCCAACTTTCCCATCCTTGTCAATGATAATAACAGCTATCTGCTTTGTAAGATAAAAGATGGAAAAATGGTGATTGATGTGGTAGGAGCGAATGGAAAAGACAAGAAGCAACATCAGTTTGATGTGAAATTTTAG
- the bglX gene encoding beta-glucosidase BglX, whose protein sequence is MLKIKILIIIFCCIGVVKAQTVIPPSSETPPGWIYYDGDEFNGDVIDSRYWGIYGSPKVGRPTYNQENKAMLQTYRPEQVFIETLPTGEKICRIRSFKSKDAPSPVHPSVKSKTGWWSGALSSRDSDTEKYYPLFCRIEIKAKVPYLYGLWNALWLRHYKGAGVAEIDILEFFTKAFGENPYPAKANQTLHLFNSETQKLGINLPKGQIRYTEIGDDKPGDNFHVYAVQIDPDPVDNNHAIITFLIDNKVNYQIHTRTQLGDAYTDFITKARKEDRLDRVWDIAITGQVGAFDKLDVGYPAEELQQFDFDIDWIRVYVRDPHTRIVGNSKLPHTPEADSFVKDLLSRMTVEEKIGQLSQYVGRTLLTGPESEYLSDSLIARGLVGSVLNISGAKTLRDLQEKNMRHSRIKIPILFGMDVIHGYKTIFPTPLAESCSWDLAAIERAAKIAAIESSAAGLHWTFAPMVDIARDARWGRVVEGAGEDTYLGSEIAKARVNGFQWNLWENNSVLACAKHWVAYGLPQAGRDYAPVDMSERTLFDTYLPPFKACIDAGVLTFMSAFNDINGIPASAHPFLLKDLLRGQWNFNGFVVSDWEAVKQLVAQGVAEDDKDATRLAFNSGIDMDMTDGLYNKYMKELIEAGKISMEDVDNSVSRILHIKYALGLFVDPYKFCNEEYESQTIMKKEFLDAALDMAHKSAVLLKNDNHTLPLAKNVRSIAVVGPLADNQTELLGSWRARGEDRHVTTVLQGIKNKIGGNKTKVGYARGCDFDGEDKSGFKEAVKLASKSDMVIAVVGEKALMSGESRSRAQLDLPGVQEELIKELVATGKPVVVVLMNGRPLSIEWVDKNVSAILETWFLGTSAGTAIADILFGDYNPSGRLTISFPRVEGQVPIYYNYKKSGRPGDMLHSSTTRHIDVPNAPLYPFGYGLSYTTFSYSAPQSTQKEYTRQETISVSVTVTNTGDRDGEETVQLYVNDKVASVVRPVKELKAFKKIFLKAGESKTVQFDISPLALGFYDAAMNYVVEPGEFEIMTGCNSNDLQTISVKLIN, encoded by the coding sequence ATGTTGAAAATAAAGATTCTAATAATCATATTTTGCTGTATCGGGGTGGTGAAAGCCCAAACCGTTATTCCTCCTTCATCAGAAACCCCTCCCGGATGGATTTATTACGATGGAGACGAGTTTAACGGAGATGTGATTGACTCCCGGTATTGGGGAATATATGGTTCCCCAAAAGTGGGGCGACCCACCTATAATCAGGAAAATAAAGCCATGCTTCAGACATATCGTCCGGAGCAGGTCTTTATCGAAACCCTTCCTACAGGAGAGAAGATTTGTCGAATTCGCTCATTCAAAAGTAAAGATGCGCCCAGTCCCGTTCATCCCAGTGTGAAGAGTAAGACCGGATGGTGGTCGGGAGCGCTGTCCAGCAGAGATTCCGATACGGAGAAATATTATCCTCTTTTCTGCCGCATAGAGATCAAAGCCAAAGTCCCATATCTATATGGGCTTTGGAATGCACTTTGGTTGAGGCATTATAAAGGAGCTGGAGTAGCCGAAATAGATATACTGGAGTTTTTTACCAAAGCTTTCGGGGAAAATCCTTATCCGGCCAAAGCGAATCAAACCTTGCATTTGTTCAATTCGGAAACGCAAAAGTTGGGAATCAATCTACCCAAAGGTCAGATACGATATACTGAAATCGGAGACGATAAGCCGGGAGATAATTTCCATGTATATGCGGTTCAGATAGATCCCGATCCTGTTGATAACAATCATGCCATCATTACGTTTCTGATAGATAATAAAGTCAATTACCAGATACATACCCGTACACAGTTGGGGGATGCATATACTGATTTTATCACTAAGGCTCGTAAAGAGGATCGGCTGGACAGAGTTTGGGATATTGCTATCACCGGGCAGGTAGGAGCATTTGACAAGTTGGATGTCGGCTATCCTGCGGAGGAATTGCAGCAATTTGATTTCGATATTGATTGGATAAGAGTTTATGTTCGCGATCCGCATACCCGGATCGTCGGAAATAGTAAACTACCTCATACTCCGGAAGCGGATTCATTTGTTAAAGATTTGCTCTCACGGATGACTGTGGAAGAGAAGATCGGCCAGTTATCCCAATACGTAGGCCGTACCCTTTTAACCGGTCCTGAATCAGAATATTTGAGCGATTCATTGATAGCACGCGGACTTGTAGGTTCTGTTTTGAATATATCCGGTGCAAAGACATTGCGTGATTTGCAGGAAAAGAATATGCGTCATTCCCGGATAAAGATACCGATTCTTTTTGGGATGGACGTGATTCATGGATATAAGACAATCTTTCCGACTCCTTTGGCGGAATCGTGTAGTTGGGATTTAGCAGCGATCGAACGAGCTGCCAAGATTGCTGCGATTGAATCCTCGGCAGCCGGACTACATTGGACGTTCGCTCCTATGGTCGACATCGCAAGAGACGCCCGTTGGGGCAGGGTAGTGGAAGGAGCAGGAGAAGACACCTACCTGGGAAGTGAAATAGCCAAAGCAAGAGTGAATGGTTTTCAGTGGAATCTTTGGGAGAATAATTCAGTATTGGCATGTGCAAAGCATTGGGTAGCTTACGGACTTCCCCAGGCGGGAAGAGATTATGCTCCGGTGGATATGTCGGAACGGACTTTGTTTGATACTTATCTACCTCCTTTTAAGGCTTGCATTGATGCGGGAGTACTTACTTTTATGAGTGCTTTCAATGATATAAATGGTATTCCTGCGTCCGCACATCCGTTCCTGCTCAAAGACTTATTGAGAGGGCAATGGAATTTCAATGGTTTTGTGGTAAGCGATTGGGAAGCAGTGAAGCAGCTGGTGGCGCAGGGAGTGGCGGAAGACGATAAAGACGCTACCCGTCTGGCTTTCAATTCCGGCATCGACATGGATATGACAGATGGGCTCTATAATAAATACATGAAAGAACTGATAGAAGCCGGTAAAATCAGTATGGAAGATGTCGACAATTCCGTCAGTCGGATTCTGCATATCAAATATGCTTTGGGACTGTTTGTTGATCCATATAAATTCTGTAATGAAGAATACGAATCGCAGACAATCATGAAAAAAGAATTTCTGGATGCAGCACTGGACATGGCTCATAAATCGGCTGTCCTGCTGAAGAATGACAATCATACATTACCGCTGGCAAAAAATGTCCGTTCCATTGCCGTGGTAGGTCCGCTGGCCGATAATCAGACCGAACTGCTGGGCTCGTGGAGAGCAAGAGGGGAAGATCGCCATGTGACGACTGTATTGCAGGGCATAAAGAACAAAATCGGCGGTAACAAAACGAAAGTTGGATATGCCCGTGGTTGCGATTTTGACGGAGAAGATAAGTCAGGATTCAAAGAAGCAGTGAAATTGGCTTCCAAAAGTGATATGGTGATTGCCGTTGTCGGTGAAAAAGCTTTGATGAGTGGCGAATCGAGAAGCCGTGCCCAACTGGATTTGCCGGGTGTGCAGGAAGAATTGATAAAAGAACTGGTTGCCACAGGGAAACCCGTTGTCGTCGTATTGATGAATGGGCGTCCGCTGTCTATCGAATGGGTGGACAAGAACGTATCGGCCATTCTCGAAACCTGGTTTTTAGGTACTTCTGCAGGAACCGCTATTGCTGATATACTGTTCGGTGATTATAATCCTTCCGGAAGATTGACCATTTCTTTTCCACGGGTAGAGGGACAAGTACCGATTTACTATAACTATAAGAAATCCGGACGTCCGGGAGATATGCTCCATTCCTCAACCACCCGGCATATCGATGTTCCGAATGCTCCGCTCTATCCTTTTGGTTACGGTTTGAGTTATACCACATTCAGTTATTCAGCTCCGCAGAGCACCCAAAAAGAATATACGCGACAGGAGACCATCTCCGTTTCGGTGACAGTAACCAATACCGGAGACAGAGATGGCGAAGAGACTGTGCAACTGTATGTGAATGATAAAGTTGCTTCTGTTGTGCGTCCGGTAAAGGAGTTGAAGGCATTCAAGAAAATATTCCTGAAAGCGGGGGAGTCAAAGACCGTTCAGTTTGACATTTCTCCTTTAGCTTTAGGCTTTTATGATGCTGCCATGAACTATGTGGTAGAACCCGGTGAATTTGAAATTATGACCGGCTGCAACAGTAATGATTTACAAACCATATCGGTCAAACTAATAAATTAG